Genomic DNA from Geitlerinema sp. PCC 9228:
TGGGGCAAGTTTATCGATTTTTGGGATTGAGCGTGGGGTTGATCCAACAAGGAATGAGCCCCTCCGAACGTCAGAAAAACTATAACTGCGACATTACCTACTGCACTAACAGCGAAGTCGGATTTGACTATCTGCGCGACAACATGGCCACCGACCTAGCCGATGTGGTGCAGCGTCCCTTCAACTACTGCATCATCGACGAAGTAGACTCCATTCTCATCGACGAAGCCAGAACCCCACTGATCATCTCTGGTCAGGTAGACAGACCCAGCGAAAAATACGTCCGCGCCGCCGAAATCGCCTCCCAACTCAACGCCGAAGAACACTACGAAGTAGACGAAAAAGCGCGCCAGGTTCTGCTCACCGACGAAGGCTTCGCCCAAGCCGAAGAATTGCTGCAGGTCAACGACCTCTACGACCCCAAAGACCCCTGGGCACACTATGTTTTCAACGCCATCAAAGCCAAAGAACTCTTTGTCAAAGATGTCAACTACATTGTACGCAACGGCGAAGTTGTCATTGTAGACGAATTTACCGGTCGGGTAATGCCGGGTCGCCGCTGGAGCGATGGATTGCACCAAGCCATTGAAGCCAAAGAAGGCGTAGAAATTCAACCAGAAACCCAAACCCTGGCTTCCATCACCTACCAGAACTTATTCCTGTTATACCCCAAAATGGCCGGTATGACCGGCACCGCCAAAACCGAAGAAGCCGAATTCGAGCGCATTTACGGTCTGGAAGTTACCATCATTCCTACCAATCGTCCCTTACGCCGCCACCACTGGTCGGATGTGGTATACAAAACTGAAAATGCCAAGTGGAAGGCCGTGGCCGAAGAATGCGCCGAAATGCACGAAAAAGGGCGTCCGGTCTTGGTGGGCACCACCAGCGTAGAAAAATCGGAACGGCTTTCCCAGTTGCTTTCCGAACGCAACGTTCCCCACAATCTGCTCAACGCCAAGCCAGAAAATGTGGAACGGGAAGCCGAAATTGTTGCCCAAGCCGGTCGTCGCGGTGCGGTTACCATTGCCACCAATATGGCGGGTCGGGGAACGGATATTATTCTAGGTGGTAATGCCGAGTACATGGCCCGGTTGAAGGTACGGGAGTATTTAATGCCAAGGTTGGTGCAACCAGAAGACGATGACGATGCCGTCTCCCCCACCAAAGTTCCCGGTGCCAACAAGCGCAAAGGCGGGCAAGGATTCGATCCAAATAACAAAAAGAAAGTAAAAAGCTGGCAAGCTTCCCCACAAATTTTCCCGAAAAAATTATCCAAAGAAGCAGAAAAACAGTTAAAAGAAGCCGTGGATTTTGCCGTGCAAACCTATGGGGAACGTAATTTGCCGGAACTAGAAGCAGAGGACTTGGTGGCGGTAGCTTCGGAAAAAGCCCCCACGGACAATCCGGTGGTACAGAAACTGCGGGAAGTCTACAACCAAATCCGCCAAGAATATGAAGAGTTTACTCAAAAAGAACACGATGAAGTGGTGGAATTGGGCGGCTTGCACGTGATTGGTACCGAACGCCACGAGTCGCGCCGCATTGACAACCAGTTGCGCGGTCGTGCTGGTCGTCAAGGGGATGATGGTTCCACCCGCTTTTTCCTGAGTTTGGAAGACAATTTGCTGCGGATTTTCGGCGGCGAACGGGTGGCTGGCTTGATGAATGCTTTCCGCGTAGAAGAAGATATGCCCATCGAGTCGGGGATGTTGACGAAATCCCTGGAAAATGCCCAGCGGAAGGTGGAAACCTACCACTATGATATCCGCAAGCAGGTCTTCGAGTTTGATGAGGTGATGAACAACCAACGCCGTGCTATTTATTCGGAACGGCGGCGGGTTCTCGAAGGGGAAGACCTGAAGGAACAGGTGATTCGCTACGGCGAACAAACCATGGATGATATTGTCAATGCCTATGTCAACCCTGACTTGCCCTCGGAAGAGTGGGATTTGGAAAACTTGGTGGATAAGGTGAAGCAGTTTGTGTACCTGCTTT
This window encodes:
- the secA gene encoding preprotein translocase subunit SecA, yielding MLKKLLGDPNTRKLKKINPLVTEVNLLEEDIQSLSDDELREKTKEFQQQLQNVQSEKEENQLLDELLPEAFAVVREAAKRVLGMRHFDVQILGGVVLHNGQIAEMKTGEGKTLVATLPAYLNALTGKGVHIITVNDYLARRDAEWMGQVYRFLGLSVGLIQQGMSPSERQKNYNCDITYCTNSEVGFDYLRDNMATDLADVVQRPFNYCIIDEVDSILIDEARTPLIISGQVDRPSEKYVRAAEIASQLNAEEHYEVDEKARQVLLTDEGFAQAEELLQVNDLYDPKDPWAHYVFNAIKAKELFVKDVNYIVRNGEVVIVDEFTGRVMPGRRWSDGLHQAIEAKEGVEIQPETQTLASITYQNLFLLYPKMAGMTGTAKTEEAEFERIYGLEVTIIPTNRPLRRHHWSDVVYKTENAKWKAVAEECAEMHEKGRPVLVGTTSVEKSERLSQLLSERNVPHNLLNAKPENVEREAEIVAQAGRRGAVTIATNMAGRGTDIILGGNAEYMARLKVREYLMPRLVQPEDDDDAVSPTKVPGANKRKGGQGFDPNNKKKVKSWQASPQIFPKKLSKEAEKQLKEAVDFAVQTYGERNLPELEAEDLVAVASEKAPTDNPVVQKLREVYNQIRQEYEEFTQKEHDEVVELGGLHVIGTERHESRRIDNQLRGRAGRQGDDGSTRFFLSLEDNLLRIFGGERVAGLMNAFRVEEDMPIESGMLTKSLENAQRKVETYHYDIRKQVFEFDEVMNNQRRAIYSERRRVLEGEDLKEQVIRYGEQTMDDIVNAYVNPDLPSEEWDLENLVDKVKQFVYLLSDLEPSQLEDMSIDEIKTFLHEQVRIAYDMKEAQVDQIQPGLMRQAERFFMLQQIDALWREHLQHMDALRESVSLRGYGQKDPLVEYKSEGYELFLEMMTDIRRNVVYSLFQFQPQVQPATEQQEAVES